GATGCCGCATTGCACAGCCGTACGGCACGCAACCAGGAGATGTCCGCTGCGGGGCGCCGCGGATGACGCGCGGTCTCACCGAGGAGTTCTGCCCGCATCTCTTCGGTGAGCGGGAACACACCGATCTCGAAGGGCTCGAGGTCGACCGCGCGTCGCATCTTCCGACGCGCGTCGTGCAGTTCGACCCGCCCGCCGGCGATCGCCCTCATCTCGATGTCGGTCACCGACGCACTCTAGCGCTCGGTAACGTGGACGGTGTCATGACAGTCTCCGCCGCCAGCGCGCCGAGTGCCCGGGCGTGGATCATCTGGACGGTCGGCGTCGCGGCCTACGTGCTCGCGATCACCAACCGCACCTCGCTCGCTGCCGTGGGCGTGGATGCCGCGGAGCGCTTCCAGGCGGACGCCGCGACCCTGTCCCTCTTCGCGGTCGTGCAGCTCGCGATGTACGGGGGCATGCAGATCCCCGTCGGAGTGCTCCTCGATCGCTACGGTGCGAGGCCCGTCATGACGGTGGGGATGATCCTCATGGCGATCGGGCAGTTGACGATGGCCCTCTCCCCCAGCGTCGGCGTCGCCATTCTCGCTCGCGTGCTCCTCGGCGCCGGCGACGCCGCGATCTTTCCCGGCGTCCTCCGACTGATCGCGCTCTGGTTCCCTGCGCAGCGCGCGCCGCTCATGGTCCAGTTGACGGGCATCGTCGGGCAGTCGGGTCAGCTCGTGGCGCTCATCCCGCTGGCCGCCCTGCTGCACGCCACGTCGTGGACGATCGCCTTCGGGAGCATCGCGGGGCTCGGGGCGCTCTTCACGGTCCTCGTGGTGCTGCTGATCCGCAATCGGCCGCCCGAACTCGCCTCCGACGTGGCCGTCGACACCGACACGGGCGCCATCCGCGTCGTCACCTCCGCGGTCGACACCGGCGTCGGCATCCGCGCGGCCTGGTCACACCCCGGTACCCGCCTGGCCTTCTGGTCGCACTTCACCTCTCCCTTCGCGGGAACGGCGTTCATCCTCCTGTGGGGCATGCCGTTCCTCACCGCCGGCGAAGGACTCAGCAAGGCGGCGGCATCCGCGATCATCTCGACCTACGTCGTCGTGGGTATGGTCATCGGTCCGGTCATGGGCGACCTGTCGCGACGCATTCCCCATTTGCGCTCGCGGGTCCTCGTGCTCCCCTCGATCGGCGTCCAGTTCGTGGCCTGGGTCGCCGTGATCGTCTGGCCGGGCCCCGCACCGATCTGGCTCCTCGTCGCGCTCGCCGTCGCGCTCGCGATGGGCGGTCCCGCCTCGATGATCGCTTTCGACCACGCGCGCACGCACAACCCCGCCCACCGGTTGAGCACCGCCACAGGCGTGACCAACGCGGGCGGATTCCTCGCGGCGCTTCTCGCCATCCTCATGATCGGCCTCGCCCTGGACCTGCAGGGGGCCGGAACGCCCGCGACCTACACGCTCGACGCGTTCCGCCTCGCGTTCCTCACCCAGGTGCCGCTGTGGCTGCTGGGCTCGGCGTTCATCGTCGTCGAGCGGCGACGGACGCGCATCCGCCTGGGCATGGAAAAGCCGCGCCGCCGCACCCGGTGAGGATGCGGCGGCGCGGCGAGCGACTCAGATGGTCTGGTCGCCCGACGTGCGGGACTCCGTGTGGGTCACGCGCTCCCCGGCGACGGGGTCGACCGTCCGCGTGACCGACTCGGTCGAGCGCCGCCGTGCGACGAGGACCAGTCCGATCACGAAGACGACGGCACCGGCACCCATGAGGATGTAACCGATGAGGTCGAGGTCGACGTACTCGACATCGACGTTCACGGCGAACGCGAGGATCGCGCCGATGACGAAGAGAGCGATACCTGCTCCGATACTCATGTGCACACTCCGATCAGCTGGATGTGATGCCATGGTCCTCTGCAGAGGGCGCGGAAGGAACCCCTTGACACGGCACCACGCGCCGTGTGTAGGCGGCCCCGGCTCAGGACGGCGAGATCTCCGTCCAGGTGCCGTACTTCGCCTCCCGGCCATCGCCCGACGAGGTTCCCGTGAGCCGGCGGCGCACCCACGGCCCGAGGTGATCCCGCATATAGTCACCACGCGCCAGCCGCACCGCGTCGGGAAGGGGCGGCAGCGACCACCATCCGTCGGGAACGCGCTCGCCGAGAGCGTCCAGCACCCGTGCGGCGACACGGTGATGTCCGCGGCTGTTCATGTGGAGGCGGTCTTCGGACCAGTAGGAAGGGTCGGAGAGCTCGCGGTCCGGCCAGTTCAGCGCGCGGACGACGTCGGGTCGATCCGCCACGCGCCGGACCACCTCGGCGGACATGAGGTCGCCCCGTCTTTGCACGACGCGACCGAGGGGAAGCTGACCGGACGGGTTGGCTCCCGACAGCAGGATGAGGCGGACGCCCTGTTCGTCGCACCGACGCAGGACGTGGCTGAAGGCGTCGGCGATGTGCGAGACCGACGTGCGCGGACGCAGCATGTCGTTGCCGCCGCCGTTGAACGACAGGTGCGTGGGTTCCAGGGCGAGCGCGCGCTCGAGTTGCTCGCGGACGATCGGCCACACCAGCTTGCCGCGGATCGCGAGGTTGGCGTAGTGCACGCTCTCCCCGCGGGAGTCCGCCCATCCCCGCGCGGCGAGGTCTGCCCAGCCCCGGACGGTGCCGTCGGCGCGTTCGTCTCCGACGCCCTCGGTGAACGAGTCGCCGATCGCGACGAAACGGACGGATGCCATGGCATCCACTCTATGGTCCGGCGACCGCGGCTCGGCGCTCGGCCGGAGCACCCGCCGCGACCGGAGGGCTACGGACGCGGAGCCTCCGAGGCTTCGTGGAGGAGCTCGGCGACCCGCGGCATCACGACGCTGCCGTAGAGCTCGATCGAGCGCATCATGCGCGTGTGCGAAAGCGTGCCGTTGGAGTATTTGAGGTCGAAGCGATCCGCCCCGAGCGTCCGCACGGTGTCGGCGATCTTCCGCGCGACCCGCTCGGGTGAGCCCGCGTAGACCGAGCCCTCCGGCCCCACGTCGTGCTGGAACTGGAGCCGGCTGTAGGGAGGCCACCCGCGCTCCGCGCCGATCGCGTTGCGGTTGGCTTCCATCGCCGGATACAGCTCCTCCCAGGCCTGCTCGTCGGTGTCGGCGATATGGCCCGGCGAATGGATGCCGATGGGCAGGCGGTCGCGGCCGAACGAGTCGAGCGATCGGTGGAACAGGTCCACGTAGGGGCGGAAGCGTGCCGGCGCACCGCCGATGATGGCCAGCATCAGCCCGTAGCCGTAGCGGGCGGTGCGCACGACCGACTCGGGCGAGCCGCCGACACCGACCCACGCCGTGAATCCGTTCTCGGTCTTCGGGTACACGTCGGCGTCGCGGAGTGCGGCGCGCGTCGTGCCCTCCCACGTCACGGGCTTCTCCTCGCGGAGCCTCGCGAACAGTTCGAGCTTCTCCTCGAAGAGCACTTCGTAGTCCGACAGGTCGTAGCCGAACAGCGGGAAGGACTCGATGAACGAGCCGCGCCCCAGGATCACCTCAGCGCGTCCGCCGGACACGGCATCCAACGTTGCGAAGCGCTCGTACACGCGCACGGGATCGTCGCTGGAGAGCACCGTCACGGCCGTTCCGAGGCGGATGTCGCGGGTGCGGGCCGCCGCCGCGGCCAGCACGATCTCCGGGCTCGACACCGCGAACTCGTGACGGTGGTGCTCTCCCACGCCGAAGAAGTGGAGACCCACCTGGTCGGCGAGGACGGCCTGGTCGACCGTGTCGCGAATCGCCTGTGCGTCGGTGACGCGCGCGCCGTCGTCGCCGACGGTGACGTCGCCGAACGTGTCGAGTCCGAGCTGCACCTGATGCGCCGTGTCCATGGCTGTCTCCTCTGCCGACGTTCTATTCCGGTGAATGGAACAGGGAAGGAGGACGCGGCATTCCCGCCCACGCGAACGGGGCGGGAATGCCGCGTCGGAATCAGCCCTGTGCCAGCGCCATCCGGAGCGTGTCGAGACCGACGCCGCCCAGGCGGAGCGCACGCATGTGGAAACGCTTGATGTCGAAGGCGGCGCCTTCGCGCTCCGCCACGTCGTCGCGGATCTGCTCCCAGATCCACTGTCCGACCTTGTACGACGGCGCCTGTCCCGGCCAGCCGAGGTAGCGGTTGACCTCGAACTGGATGAACTCGTCGGACATGTTGACGTTGCGACGCATGAACTCCAGCGCGAAGTCCGCGTCCCACACGCCCTGACCGTCGGGCCGCGGC
This genomic window from Candidatus Microbacterium phytovorans contains:
- a CDS encoding MFS transporter, with protein sequence MTVSAASAPSARAWIIWTVGVAAYVLAITNRTSLAAVGVDAAERFQADAATLSLFAVVQLAMYGGMQIPVGVLLDRYGARPVMTVGMILMAIGQLTMALSPSVGVAILARVLLGAGDAAIFPGVLRLIALWFPAQRAPLMVQLTGIVGQSGQLVALIPLAALLHATSWTIAFGSIAGLGALFTVLVVLLIRNRPPELASDVAVDTDTGAIRVVTSAVDTGVGIRAAWSHPGTRLAFWSHFTSPFAGTAFILLWGMPFLTAGEGLSKAAASAIISTYVVVGMVIGPVMGDLSRRIPHLRSRVLVLPSIGVQFVAWVAVIVWPGPAPIWLLVALAVALAMGGPASMIAFDHARTHNPAHRLSTATGVTNAGGFLAALLAILMIGLALDLQGAGTPATYTLDAFRLAFLTQVPLWLLGSAFIVVERRRTRIRLGMEKPRRRTR
- a CDS encoding DUF6458 family protein — encoded protein: MSIGAGIALFVIGAILAFAVNVDVEYVDLDLIGYILMGAGAVVFVIGLVLVARRRSTESVTRTVDPVAGERVTHTESRTSGDQTI
- a CDS encoding SGNH/GDSL hydrolase family protein, translating into MASVRFVAIGDSFTEGVGDERADGTVRGWADLAARGWADSRGESVHYANLAIRGKLVWPIVREQLERALALEPTHLSFNGGGNDMLRPRTSVSHIADAFSHVLRRCDEQGVRLILLSGANPSGQLPLGRVVQRRGDLMSAEVVRRVADRPDVVRALNWPDRELSDPSYWSEDRLHMNSRGHHRVAARVLDALGERVPDGWWSLPPLPDAVRLARGDYMRDHLGPWVRRRLTGTSSGDGREAKYGTWTEISPS
- a CDS encoding LLM class flavin-dependent oxidoreductase, producing MDTAHQVQLGLDTFGDVTVGDDGARVTDAQAIRDTVDQAVLADQVGLHFFGVGEHHRHEFAVSSPEIVLAAAAARTRDIRLGTAVTVLSSDDPVRVYERFATLDAVSGGRAEVILGRGSFIESFPLFGYDLSDYEVLFEEKLELFARLREEKPVTWEGTTRAALRDADVYPKTENGFTAWVGVGGSPESVVRTARYGYGLMLAIIGGAPARFRPYVDLFHRSLDSFGRDRLPIGIHSPGHIADTDEQAWEELYPAMEANRNAIGAERGWPPYSRLQFQHDVGPEGSVYAGSPERVARKIADTVRTLGADRFDLKYSNGTLSHTRMMRSIELYGSVVMPRVAELLHEASEAPRP